The Spirosoma radiotolerans genome has a window encoding:
- a CDS encoding GEVED domain-containing protein: MTQRLWSRTGWLTVFLGMTASALLSAQSLPQYSSLQRAQQKELQKTIEQAQTENYRQAVAKAQQLKRPIQQISPTGRVVMLRGISPTGELLYDATYSTTKAGISTHTNSLYAGGSLGVSLSGSTLANKLAVWDGGKVRTTHVEFRNGTGSRVTSVDNATALVSHSTHVAGILIAAGVNPDVKGMAFGTNLRAYDFNNDVSEMSAAAGNLLISNHSYGSNAGWVYNDARTTATKWEWWGDTTVSKTEDYKFGFYNATTASWDRIAQNAPYYLIVKSGGNSHGSDGPGAGQPYYIPTNDDTDVISTRSRSNQDGYDQISTYGNAKNIMTVGAVGNLNYGYNQAGDVPLSDFTSWGPTDDGRIKPDIAGIGVGILSSSSESDSAYVVYDGTSMSSPNVAGSLLLLQELYSQRNSGKFMRSSTLKGLALHTADEAGTTLGPDYQFGWGLLNAEKAGRVILNSNQNHLLDERTLNQAETYSLTVVASGLGPLVSTICWTDPAGTASIPSTATLNDRTPKLVNDIDIRISDGQATTLPWILDPNNPSAAATRGDNIRDNVEQVLVANPIPGRSYTITVTNKGTLSGGKQDYALLVSGIGGKAYCASGATSTADTKINQVQFGSINQAGASGCTSYNDFSQSVATVQAGQQIPLTVSLGTCGAVKNVIVKAFADWNQNGSFDDADETVATSGVLANSAQFIATVTIPSTVQTAQNVRFRIVAVETSDPAAVVSCGSYGNGETQDYVLNVVQTTNDVGATALLSPDANFCGQTGTDVTVSVRLHNYGTANQTNVPVTVKITDANNNEVTTLTGTVPRIAAFRESTISLKLPASISLVATQTYRFTVSTNLNSDQNTANNTITETRATAPLPANGIFSVTRCGSDTAISLRNIGTGTAFWYDAPTGGNLLAAGNQVGVKALPASGQFYATLNDFSGSIGPVDKTVYGGGSYGTGFQPAPLISTQVPLLIESARLYIGSAGTLTFTVRKYDNTAVSSVTLDVSPTRTQSITASTGGTYPDDPDDQGAIYALNLRIPAAGDYKITIDYGDGASIFRSNVSVAGFPYQLKTQTGQPVVTIKGSLFNNGTSTDTLKTAWYYFYNMRVRALDCPSPQRIAVTPTTGAGATASITPNGSTSICQGSSLILQANTGTDFSYQWYRNGQPITGATSSTLATATAGSYVVQVANNCLPVNSTAVAVTVKTTQTPLITANGFSLSSNVTTNIQWLVDGVAIPGATSPTYTVVKTGRYSVKGSVNGCGEAISDEVYLTILGTEPTTEDGNLSVYPNPAVRQVTVSLGASLALPKPPSVRLTNLNGQTVRTGTLLRDGKNYSTSFDVADLPGGTFFVVVEDDQTQSVRVKRIRKQ; encoded by the coding sequence ATGACTCAACGTTTATGGTCTCGCACAGGCTGGCTCACCGTTTTTTTAGGCATGACGGCCAGCGCACTTTTATCCGCTCAATCGTTACCCCAATACAGCAGTCTCCAGCGGGCACAGCAGAAAGAGCTGCAAAAAACGATTGAGCAGGCACAAACTGAAAACTACCGCCAGGCCGTTGCCAAAGCGCAGCAACTTAAGCGGCCCATTCAACAAATATCACCCACCGGGCGGGTAGTTATGTTACGCGGCATCAGCCCCACTGGCGAACTCCTCTACGATGCTACTTACAGCACTACCAAGGCGGGAATAAGCACCCACACAAACTCACTTTACGCCGGTGGCAGCCTGGGCGTTTCGCTCTCCGGCAGTACACTAGCCAATAAGCTTGCGGTTTGGGACGGCGGTAAAGTACGTACTACACATGTCGAATTTCGCAATGGCACAGGTAGTCGGGTTACAAGTGTTGATAACGCAACCGCGTTGGTCAGCCACTCCACCCACGTCGCCGGAATCCTGATAGCGGCCGGTGTCAATCCCGATGTAAAAGGCATGGCTTTTGGCACAAACCTGCGCGCTTATGATTTTAATAACGATGTAAGCGAGATGAGTGCCGCAGCAGGTAATTTGCTTATCTCAAACCACTCTTATGGTTCTAATGCAGGCTGGGTTTACAACGATGCCAGAACCACAGCAACCAAGTGGGAATGGTGGGGCGACACTACCGTCAGTAAAACGGAAGATTACAAATTTGGCTTTTATAATGCAACAACAGCTTCTTGGGATAGGATTGCCCAAAATGCGCCCTACTATCTAATTGTTAAATCGGGCGGAAACAGCCATGGTTCCGATGGCCCCGGTGCAGGGCAACCTTATTATATTCCAACTAATGATGATACGGATGTTATAAGTACCCGCTCCCGTAGTAATCAGGATGGTTACGACCAAATTAGTACATATGGAAACGCCAAAAATATTATGACGGTGGGCGCTGTTGGCAATTTAAACTATGGATACAACCAGGCGGGCGACGTGCCCTTGAGCGACTTTACGAGTTGGGGGCCAACGGACGATGGGCGCATCAAACCCGATATTGCCGGTATCGGTGTCGGTATTCTTTCGTCAAGTTCGGAAAGCGACAGTGCTTATGTCGTGTATGATGGCACCTCGATGTCATCGCCCAACGTGGCGGGTAGTCTGCTTCTGTTACAGGAATTGTATTCGCAACGCAACAGCGGCAAGTTTATGCGGTCATCGACGCTGAAGGGGCTGGCGCTTCACACCGCCGATGAAGCGGGCACTACACTCGGCCCCGATTACCAGTTTGGCTGGGGACTCCTGAACGCCGAGAAGGCCGGGCGGGTCATCCTGAACAGCAACCAGAATCATCTGCTCGATGAACGAACCCTCAATCAGGCCGAAACCTATTCGCTTACGGTGGTGGCGTCGGGACTGGGGCCGCTCGTTTCGACTATCTGCTGGACAGACCCCGCCGGAACCGCGTCTATACCATCGACAGCTACGCTGAACGACCGGACACCCAAGCTCGTCAATGACATCGACATCCGCATCAGCGACGGTCAGGCCACCACGTTACCCTGGATTCTGGACCCGAATAACCCATCGGCAGCCGCCACACGGGGCGACAATATCCGCGACAATGTTGAGCAGGTTTTAGTAGCTAATCCCATACCCGGACGGTCCTACACGATTACCGTTACCAATAAAGGAACCTTAAGTGGCGGTAAGCAGGATTATGCCCTGCTCGTTAGTGGCATTGGGGGCAAAGCCTACTGTGCATCAGGAGCGACCTCCACCGCCGACACGAAAATCAATCAGGTTCAGTTTGGCAGCATCAACCAGGCCGGAGCCAGCGGATGTACTTCCTACAATGATTTCTCGCAGTCCGTAGCCACCGTGCAGGCGGGCCAGCAGATTCCATTAACAGTGTCTCTGGGCACCTGTGGAGCCGTTAAAAACGTGATTGTAAAAGCCTTTGCCGACTGGAACCAGAACGGCAGCTTCGATGATGCCGATGAAACGGTGGCCACGTCGGGCGTACTGGCCAACTCGGCTCAGTTCATAGCAACGGTCACCATTCCCAGCACGGTTCAAACCGCCCAAAACGTCCGGTTTCGGATCGTAGCTGTGGAAACCAGCGACCCCGCAGCCGTGGTTTCGTGTGGCAGTTACGGCAATGGCGAAACACAGGATTATGTGCTGAATGTGGTTCAAACGACGAACGATGTGGGAGCAACGGCACTTCTGTCGCCCGATGCGAATTTTTGCGGCCAAACGGGTACCGATGTAACGGTTTCTGTGCGACTCCATAACTACGGCACCGCTAACCAGACCAACGTGCCCGTGACTGTTAAAATTACCGATGCCAACAACAACGAGGTAACGACATTGACCGGTACTGTACCGCGAATTGCAGCGTTCCGGGAAAGTACCATTTCACTAAAATTACCGGCTAGTATTTCCCTCGTGGCTACACAGACGTATCGGTTCACGGTGTCGACAAACCTCAACAGCGACCAGAACACGGCCAACAATACCATTACCGAAACGCGCGCTACGGCCCCCCTACCGGCCAACGGTATCTTTTCCGTCACTCGTTGCGGTAGCGATACAGCCATCTCGCTGCGGAATATTGGTACCGGTACGGCCTTCTGGTATGATGCGCCAACGGGTGGTAATTTACTGGCAGCGGGCAATCAGGTTGGCGTCAAAGCGTTGCCTGCCAGCGGCCAGTTCTATGCTACGCTGAACGATTTTTCGGGATCAATTGGCCCCGTCGATAAAACTGTATATGGCGGAGGCTCCTACGGAACGGGGTTTCAACCCGCGCCCCTCATTTCGACTCAGGTTCCGCTGCTGATCGAAAGTGCGCGCCTGTATATCGGCTCGGCTGGCACCCTGACCTTCACGGTTCGTAAATACGATAACACGGCTGTATCGAGTGTTACGCTGGATGTGTCACCTACACGTACGCAAAGCATAACCGCATCGACTGGCGGTACCTATCCCGATGACCCCGACGATCAGGGCGCTATCTATGCCCTGAATTTACGCATTCCAGCAGCGGGCGATTATAAAATTACGATTGATTACGGCGATGGCGCGTCTATCTTCCGCAGTAACGTCTCGGTCGCGGGCTTTCCTTACCAGTTGAAAACGCAGACAGGTCAGCCTGTCGTTACCATCAAAGGCTCGCTCTTCAATAATGGCACCTCTACAGATACCTTGAAAACGGCCTGGTATTACTTTTACAACATGCGGGTTCGAGCGCTCGACTGTCCCAGTCCGCAACGGATAGCGGTTACACCGACAACGGGCGCAGGGGCCACGGCCAGTATCACACCGAATGGGTCAACGAGTATTTGCCAAGGCTCCAGCCTTATTCTTCAGGCCAACACAGGTACTGACTTTTCTTACCAGTGGTATCGGAACGGGCAACCGATTACCGGAGCTACCAGCAGTACGCTGGCAACAGCAACCGCAGGGAGTTACGTTGTTCAGGTCGCCAATAATTGCTTGCCCGTTAACTCGACGGCTGTTGCGGTAACGGTAAAAACAACCCAGACACCGTTAATTACGGCCAATGGCTTTTCGCTTAGTTCCAACGTAACGACCAATATTCAATGGCTGGTGGACGGCGTAGCTATTCCAGGGGCCACCTCCCCTACTTATACGGTTGTTAAAACAGGGCGTTATTCGGTCAAGGGTAGCGTCAATGGCTGCGGGGAGGCAATCTCCGACGAAGTATATCTGACGATACTAGGCACGGAGCCGACTACCGAAGACGGGAATCTGAGTGTTTATCCAAATCCGGCGGTTCGGCAGGTGACTGTATCGCTGGGCGCTTCACTGGCTTTACCCAAACCGCCATCCGTTCGCCTGACGAATCTGAACGGCCAAACGGTACGTACCGGAACGCTTCTACGGGACGGAAAAAATTATTCAACAAGTTTTGATGTGGCCGATTTACCCGGCGGTACGTTTTTTGTGGTTGTCGAAGATGACCAGACGCAGAGCGTCCGGGTAAAACGGATTCGCAAACAATAA
- a CDS encoding S8 family peptidase: MSFLIGSGTQITAQSLSGMVGQGWQTELTTRHTSLRERTLQAAKTNSWSLSKNYSNQRILTLQEIDPFGQPVYYTLHNTEAARGTQTQALYGTGSLPIALSGSSASVAGRLGLWDGGRALGSHSEFAGATGTTSRILQKDGTTLNNHTTHLAGTLIAKGVNAPAKGMAYGSQLSVWDYTNDITELVTAAPNLLVSNHSYGPVVGWVYNESRPGANPDLKWEWWGNTAISATEDYLFGFYTANARDLDRIAYNNPFFLMVRSADNKRSETGPPAGTPYFLKNTTTQSVLPRSHNDAYDVIPAEANAKNVLTVGAATVSFTGQNKAVLAGPTAFSGWGPTDDGRIKPDLLGIGTDVLSSLATSDTAYGTYSGTSMAAANVTGSLFLLQELYASQRAPGLPTGGQFMRAATLKGLALHTANRAKPEAGPDYRQGWGLLNTEAAARLLLNENLANLVLEKSLTPGSTFIQSITAQGNEPLIVTLCWTDPEGVATNITASSVNSRTPKLINDLDLRLKTNQQSEFPFVLNPAQPAQAATRGDNIRDNVEQIYIASPIAGQTYTLVVSHKGKMTYSSQPFTVIISGLRRADCKLAASILPAQDTTICSGTRLVLQAANKPTGLRYQWLRNGIAIPNAPADAYQVTETGSYLLRITDSKGCAATSQPVQVQVRTATAAISPSGDQWLCPNKPAVSFQTSTSSNDAIIDWLRDGIVFAHTATILASQSGRYQVRVTKDGCQALSTETDVLLSSVNSLNVSPEETELMLPVGASVTLKASIDSSYRYQWYQNEQALAKANDYRLLVTQPGVYKLQVKQRECVAWSTARTISPASLVTALTTDPSDQVFVYPNPAEHTLSIRYTGSLAKQTTISIVDLRGVLQQPPFFVNAQNGHIKADLSVQALSAGTYVLHLTDGHFTQAVQFIKK, encoded by the coding sequence TTGTCGTTTCTGATCGGTTCAGGTACCCAAATCACTGCTCAATCGCTCTCAGGAATGGTTGGGCAAGGCTGGCAGACAGAACTAACCACCCGGCATACAAGCCTTCGGGAACGTACGCTCCAGGCCGCCAAAACAAATAGCTGGTCTCTTAGCAAAAACTATTCCAATCAGCGCATCCTGACCCTTCAGGAGATCGACCCGTTTGGCCAACCCGTTTATTATACACTTCACAATACAGAAGCTGCCCGTGGCACGCAAACCCAGGCGTTGTATGGCACTGGCTCACTACCCATCGCCTTATCAGGAAGTTCGGCATCAGTGGCTGGTCGGTTGGGGCTATGGGATGGTGGCCGGGCATTGGGGTCGCATAGTGAATTTGCCGGGGCTACAGGCACCACATCCCGAATTCTCCAGAAGGATGGGACGACCCTGAATAACCACACGACACACCTGGCCGGTACACTCATTGCGAAAGGCGTTAATGCCCCCGCCAAAGGAATGGCTTACGGCTCACAGTTGTCGGTCTGGGATTATACCAACGACATCACGGAGCTAGTCACGGCGGCTCCAAACCTGCTCGTCTCCAATCATTCGTATGGGCCGGTGGTCGGTTGGGTCTACAACGAATCGAGGCCCGGCGCCAACCCGGACCTGAAATGGGAGTGGTGGGGAAATACCGCCATAAGCGCTACAGAAGATTATCTGTTTGGTTTCTACACCGCCAACGCCCGCGACCTGGATCGGATAGCCTATAACAATCCGTTTTTCTTGATGGTCCGCTCGGCAGACAACAAACGAAGCGAAACCGGCCCACCCGCCGGAACACCTTATTTTCTAAAAAATACAACCACCCAAAGTGTGCTGCCCCGAAGCCACAACGATGCCTACGACGTTATTCCGGCCGAAGCAAACGCCAAAAACGTACTCACCGTGGGAGCCGCTACGGTTTCGTTTACCGGACAAAATAAAGCTGTATTGGCAGGACCGACGGCGTTCAGCGGTTGGGGCCCTACCGACGATGGCCGCATAAAGCCCGATCTACTGGGTATCGGCACCGATGTTCTGTCGTCATTGGCCACCAGCGATACAGCCTATGGCACCTACAGTGGCACATCAATGGCAGCCGCTAATGTTACCGGGTCGCTGTTTCTATTGCAGGAATTGTACGCTAGTCAACGAGCGCCAGGCCTGCCTACTGGTGGGCAATTTATGCGGGCGGCCACGTTGAAAGGGCTAGCCCTACACACCGCCAATCGGGCCAAACCAGAAGCAGGTCCCGATTACCGGCAAGGGTGGGGTTTGTTGAATACCGAAGCCGCGGCCCGCTTGTTGTTAAATGAAAACCTGGCCAATCTGGTTCTGGAAAAAAGCCTGACGCCGGGTAGCACGTTTATCCAATCCATTACAGCCCAGGGCAATGAACCGCTGATCGTCACGCTTTGCTGGACGGACCCCGAAGGTGTTGCCACCAACATAACCGCCAGTTCCGTTAATAGCCGAACCCCAAAACTCATCAACGATCTCGATTTGCGGCTGAAAACGAATCAGCAAAGTGAGTTTCCCTTTGTGTTAAATCCAGCTCAACCAGCGCAGGCAGCGACGCGGGGAGATAACATTCGTGACAATGTTGAACAAATCTACATTGCCAGCCCCATCGCTGGCCAGACCTACACCCTTGTGGTTTCGCACAAGGGCAAAATGACTTATTCCAGCCAGCCGTTTACCGTCATTATTAGTGGCTTACGCAGAGCGGATTGCAAATTAGCGGCCTCTATTCTGCCGGCGCAGGACACCACCATTTGTAGTGGAACCCGTCTTGTTCTTCAGGCAGCCAATAAACCAACTGGCTTACGATACCAATGGCTACGCAATGGTATTGCCATACCCAATGCGCCAGCAGACGCTTACCAGGTCACGGAGACGGGTTCTTATCTGTTGCGGATTACGGACAGCAAAGGTTGTGCAGCCACTTCGCAGCCGGTACAGGTTCAAGTACGGACCGCAACGGCCGCCATCAGCCCAAGTGGTGATCAATGGCTTTGCCCGAATAAACCAGCGGTTTCTTTTCAAACCTCAACGAGTTCAAATGACGCCATTATTGACTGGCTACGCGATGGCATTGTTTTTGCTCATACAGCGACAATCTTGGCCAGTCAGTCAGGTCGCTATCAGGTTCGGGTCACCAAAGATGGTTGTCAGGCGCTATCGACCGAAACAGATGTATTGCTTAGTTCTGTTAACAGCCTGAATGTCAGCCCTGAAGAAACAGAGTTGATGCTACCTGTGGGAGCATCCGTAACCCTAAAAGCCTCCATCGACTCATCGTACCGGTACCAATGGTATCAAAACGAGCAGGCGTTAGCGAAGGCCAATGACTATCGCCTTTTGGTTACGCAGCCGGGTGTTTATAAGCTACAGGTTAAACAGCGGGAATGTGTGGCCTGGTCAACCGCTCGAACGATAAGTCCGGCATCCCTTGTCACAGCCCTGACTACTGATCCGAGCGATCAAGTTTTCGTTTATCCCAATCCTGCCGAGCACACGCTTTCCATACGCTATACGGGCTCGCTTGCCAAGCAGACAACCATCAGTATCGTTGATTTACGGGGCGTTCTGCAACAACCGCCGTTTTTCGTAAACGCCCAGAATGGCCACATAAAAGCCGACCTGTCTGTTCAGGCCCTATCGGCCGGCACCTACGTCCTTCACCTGACAGATGGCCATTTCACTCAAGCAGTTCAGTTTATAAAAAAGTAG
- a CDS encoding S8 family peptidase yields MKKLLISASVCLFTVAASAQETQWYLRDKTDNTAGISVERTYSELLKGRKPTPVIVAVIDGGIDTTHEDLRRVLWVNPKEVAGNGKDDDKNGYVDDVHGWNFIGGKDGRNVDYETAEVTRLYAQLKPTYEGKDRKTLKPEQQKEYDLYVKTKAEVEKNQAQYKQQYQGISQFYTQYSTAVATLKKALNVTKLDTLTLSKAADTLRDAALKRPVTGILRLLRQQKAADTDVVMSELEKANEQLKSRAEYNYNPDFNSRTIVGDNPNDVNQRDYGNPDIAGPRPDHGTHVAGIIGADRTNNLGVMGIADAVQIMGVRAVPDGDERDKDVANAIRYAVDNGAQIINMSFGKDYSPQRKTVEDAERYALSKGVLMIHAAGNDGKDIDTAANYPAPRFIDGSAIPNVITVGASAEPNTADLVASFSNYGKQNVDVFAPGKDIYSTVPGSKYENNSGTSMASPVVAGVAAVLKSYFPKLTYADIKRIILQSATPYATKVTKPESTDTVAFASLSKTGGIVNLYDAVKLALTQEAAAGKGK; encoded by the coding sequence ATGAAGAAACTCCTTATTAGCGCGTCTGTCTGTCTGTTCACAGTAGCAGCGTCGGCGCAGGAAACGCAGTGGTATCTGCGTGACAAAACCGATAATACAGCCGGTATCAGCGTTGAGCGTACCTATAGTGAATTACTGAAAGGGCGTAAACCAACACCAGTAATTGTTGCCGTTATCGACGGGGGAATCGATACGACCCACGAAGATCTGCGTCGGGTGTTGTGGGTGAATCCGAAAGAAGTGGCTGGAAATGGCAAAGACGATGATAAGAATGGCTATGTTGATGATGTCCACGGCTGGAATTTTATTGGTGGAAAAGACGGTCGCAATGTCGATTATGAAACGGCAGAAGTGACCCGGCTTTATGCCCAGTTGAAGCCAACCTACGAAGGTAAAGACCGTAAAACGCTTAAGCCCGAGCAGCAAAAAGAGTACGATCTGTACGTAAAAACGAAAGCGGAGGTCGAGAAAAACCAGGCGCAGTACAAGCAGCAGTATCAGGGCATCAGTCAGTTCTATACCCAATATTCAACGGCGGTTGCTACCCTGAAAAAAGCGCTGAACGTTACAAAACTCGATACGCTAACGCTTAGCAAAGCGGCTGATACACTCCGCGACGCAGCTCTGAAACGGCCCGTCACGGGTATCCTCCGCTTGCTGCGTCAACAAAAAGCCGCTGATACGGATGTGGTAATGAGCGAGCTTGAAAAAGCTAATGAGCAGCTCAAATCCCGCGCCGAATACAATTACAACCCGGATTTCAATAGCCGCACGATTGTCGGCGACAATCCGAATGATGTAAATCAGCGCGATTATGGCAACCCCGACATTGCGGGTCCTCGCCCCGACCACGGTACACACGTTGCAGGCATTATTGGTGCTGATCGGACCAACAATCTGGGCGTAATGGGTATTGCCGACGCCGTACAGATTATGGGGGTTCGGGCGGTGCCGGATGGAGATGAGCGCGATAAAGATGTTGCCAACGCCATTCGGTATGCGGTTGACAATGGCGCGCAGATAATCAACATGAGCTTCGGTAAAGATTACTCGCCCCAGCGCAAGACGGTCGAAGACGCTGAACGATATGCGCTTTCGAAAGGGGTTCTGATGATTCATGCTGCGGGTAATGATGGCAAAGACATCGATACCGCTGCCAATTACCCGGCTCCCCGCTTTATAGATGGGTCTGCCATTCCGAACGTAATCACGGTAGGCGCCAGCGCCGAGCCAAACACCGCCGACCTGGTAGCCAGCTTCTCAAACTATGGCAAACAGAATGTAGATGTTTTCGCGCCCGGTAAAGACATTTATTCGACGGTGCCAGGCAGCAAATATGAAAACAACAGTGGTACAAGCATGGCCTCACCCGTAGTGGCTGGTGTGGCGGCTGTATTGAAGTCGTACTTTCCTAAGCTGACATATGCCGATATAAAGCGCATCATTCTGCAGTCGGCAACGCCTTATGCAACCAAGGTGACGAAGCCAGAGTCGACCGATACGGTAGCTTTTGCTTCCCTGTCCAAAACGGGTGGTATTGTCAATTTATATGATGCGGTTAAACTGGCGTTGACACAGGAGGCTGCCGCTGGCAAAGGAAAATAA
- a CDS encoding DUF3500 domain-containing protein, whose amino-acid sequence MKRLLFCWLLAVPTLAQQTTTAPKPTAAQQRIKDEMLDAVTTFMGTLTADQRKLVTYPLDDAERFNWHYVPRERKGLPLKQMTPDQRRAAMAMLKTGLSDQGYEKATSIIDMENVLRVIDNRPPNDTYRDPENYSFTIFGEPSAKNPWSWRIEGHHLSLQFLSLTGQVLAQTPTFFGSNPGVLKYDTHMADKRMSDPRVADLPQKGREILKKETEQAFALLKTLDAEQRKKAVIAAVAYPEIVTSNKRKASLEKMDGLMLSDMNAGQRKLFLDLLQIYMTNYRITLAKQQMAKLEKSGLDSLRFAWAGDLTPELGEGKGWYYRIHGPTILIEYDNTQTNANHIHTVVRDLTNDFGEDLLQEHYKNSHVAKP is encoded by the coding sequence ATGAAACGCTTACTTTTCTGCTGGCTACTGGCTGTTCCGACGCTGGCTCAGCAAACGACAACCGCCCCAAAACCAACGGCGGCCCAACAACGAATTAAAGATGAAATGCTGGATGCCGTCACCACCTTTATGGGGACACTTACGGCCGATCAGCGAAAACTCGTGACCTATCCGCTCGATGATGCGGAGCGGTTCAACTGGCACTATGTTCCCCGTGAACGCAAAGGACTCCCGCTGAAACAGATGACCCCCGACCAGCGTCGGGCAGCTATGGCGATGCTCAAAACAGGGCTGAGCGATCAGGGGTATGAGAAAGCAACATCCATTATTGATATGGAAAACGTGCTGCGTGTCATTGATAACCGCCCTCCGAACGACACATACCGTGATCCTGAAAATTACTCCTTTACTATCTTCGGTGAACCGTCCGCCAAAAATCCGTGGAGCTGGCGCATTGAAGGGCATCATTTGTCGCTGCAGTTTTTATCACTTACTGGGCAGGTACTGGCACAAACGCCTACATTTTTTGGCAGCAATCCGGGGGTACTTAAGTACGACACGCACATGGCCGACAAACGGATGAGCGATCCACGCGTGGCCGATTTACCCCAGAAAGGACGAGAAATATTAAAAAAAGAGACAGAACAGGCTTTTGCTCTACTGAAAACGCTCGACGCTGAGCAGCGGAAAAAAGCAGTCATTGCCGCCGTCGCCTACCCCGAAATCGTAACTAGTAATAAACGAAAAGCATCGCTGGAAAAGATGGATGGACTAATGCTGTCCGACATGAACGCCGGTCAGCGTAAGCTGTTTTTAGACTTGTTACAGATCTACATGACCAATTATCGGATCACGCTGGCTAAGCAGCAAATGGCGAAGCTGGAGAAATCGGGGTTGGATAGCCTCCGGTTTGCCTGGGCGGGTGACCTCACGCCCGAACTGGGCGAGGGGAAAGGTTGGTATTACCGGATTCATGGCCCAACCATCTTAATTGAATACGATAACACCCAAACCAATGCCAACCACATTCATACCGTAGTCCGGGATTTGACCAATGATTTTGGTGAAGACTTATTACAGGAGCACTACAAAAATAGCCATGTAGCGAAGCCATAA
- a CDS encoding LBF_2804 family protein, whose protein sequence is MSTRPPNDSTGPFDHLALRYLRQSLDTSHPADEPYVLNSIESRVIRRTKIVTLSIASVLGIMGVVLLYGPQYMWPDLFSNTTVSFFGNTYELPLITMLYGVLLVYLEVNMLVMLNLRGVKTIMRICQFPNAHDAQYDRHLQALADAALEKTNRGILRFGIDPYLNMPRWGLTIYFLLNMMKAALSNLALKFLLKRFLGRYMLRQLTDLAGMPIYAFWNAWASWQVLHEAQVRVMAPTTIREFVHELHEEWGKNDQLRPLLLEALQYVAILKRQYNYAHFLLTETLIDRFDLKADAALTGNFLEQVSQAPVEVRRSLERLIVFGVLVDGKLSFIEKKRLRELRKKGFLTYSASEIQRIGNDYNQGRGLWV, encoded by the coding sequence ATGTCCACTCGGCCACCTAATGACAGCACAGGTCCATTCGACCATTTGGCGCTTCGTTACCTGCGTCAATCCCTGGATACATCACATCCAGCCGATGAACCGTATGTACTGAATTCCATTGAGAGTCGCGTAATCAGACGGACAAAAATCGTTACCCTGAGTATTGCCTCCGTGCTCGGCATTATGGGTGTTGTTCTGCTATACGGACCTCAGTATATGTGGCCGGATTTATTTTCCAATACCACCGTTTCGTTTTTTGGCAATACGTATGAGTTGCCGCTGATTACAATGCTATACGGGGTGTTGCTGGTGTATCTGGAAGTGAATATGCTGGTTATGTTAAACCTCCGCGGGGTAAAGACAATCATGCGTATTTGTCAGTTTCCCAACGCCCACGATGCACAATATGACCGACACTTGCAGGCCTTAGCCGACGCTGCGCTCGAAAAAACGAATAGGGGCATTTTACGTTTTGGCATCGATCCTTATTTGAATATGCCGCGTTGGGGGCTCACAATTTACTTCCTGCTGAATATGATGAAAGCAGCGTTGAGTAATTTAGCCCTTAAGTTTTTATTAAAACGATTTTTGGGACGTTACATGCTGCGTCAGCTAACAGACTTAGCCGGCATGCCAATTTATGCCTTTTGGAACGCCTGGGCTTCCTGGCAGGTACTTCATGAGGCCCAGGTCCGTGTCATGGCGCCGACAACGATCCGGGAATTTGTCCATGAACTGCACGAAGAATGGGGAAAGAACGACCAGTTACGGCCCTTACTTCTGGAAGCGCTACAGTATGTGGCAATCCTTAAGCGGCAATACAACTATGCCCACTTTCTGCTCACCGAAACGCTCATTGACCGTTTTGACCTGAAGGCTGATGCAGCCCTAACCGGTAACTTTCTGGAGCAGGTATCTCAGGCCCCCGTTGAGGTGCGCCGGAGTCTTGAACGACTTATCGTTTTTGGGGTTCTCGTGGATGGGAAGCTGTCTTTTATTGAAAAGAAACGGCTGCGCGAATTGCGCAAAAAAGGCTTCCTGACGTATTCTGCCAGCGAAATCCAGCGTATCGGCAACGATTACAACCAGGGTCGCGGACTCTGGGTGTAA